GTGACGGTGCGGATGGGCGATGCCATCGCCGAGTTCCTGCCGAGCGACCGCCGCCGCGTCGAGGTCGAGATCGACTTCGCCGACACCGTGATCGGCCGTCAGGCCTATGTCTACGACGCCGATTCGGGCGACTTCGCCCGCGATCTGGCCCGCGCCCGCACCTTCGGCTTCATGTCGAGCGTCGAGCAGCTCTGGGCCAACGGCTATGCGCTGGGCGCCTCGCTGGAGAACACCGTGGTGATCGGCGACGATCAGGTGGTCAATCCGGAAGGCCTGCGCTTCGCCGACGAGTTCGTGCGCCACAAGGTGCTGGACGCCATCGGCGACCTGACGCTGGCCGGCGCGCCGATCCTCGGCCACTACCGCAGCTATCGCGGCGGCCACAAGCTGAACGCCGCCATGGTCGAGGCCCTGCTGTCCGACGACAGCGCCTGGGAATGGTCTACCGCCACCGTGCGCCGCGATGCCGGCCAGGCACAGGTGGGCGCCATGGTCCCCGCCGCCGCGTTCGGCCCGGACGTCTCCTGACGGCCCGATTTCCTGCCGGTTTACAGCACCATCGGAACTCGCCGATTTTTCCTAATCGGCGGGTAACGACGTTGCGCGAACATCGCATTCCCGCGCTTGCGGGGCCGGTGTCCCGCCCGCATAGTCCGCCGCCTGAGGTGAGACATGCTGTTTGTGTTCCGTATCGTGCTTGTGGCTGCGTTCGTCGCCAGCCTGACCGCCGTGCTCGAGGCACGGGCGCAGGACACGCGCCCGTGCGCCGCCGCCTGCACCGCGAATCACGGCCCGGCCCAGCCGGCGCGCTGAGGCCCGTTCGGGCTGTACACGTATACGGCCTGCCGCGACGGAATCGGACACGGCCATGCGGCGATAGCGCCGCGCCGGCGGCACCGCCACAAATTCGCTCAATTCGGAGGTCAGCCAAACTGGCCTGGGAAACGGCGTTGGGATAAAGTCCGCCGCCGAGTGCGTCGGGTGTCCGATGCGCATTGCGATGATCGAGCCTATGACGAGTAAGCGTTTGCCTGACATGACATTCCGCGCGACGCGCGCCACCGGGACTACGACGACGGGTTCGAGGGCGCTGCGGTTCGCTGCGCTGCTTTGCCTCGGACTGTCGCTGACGGCCTGCCAGAGCCTGTTCGGCAAGGACGATGACGAGTTCGCCGTCATCGAGGAGGAGCCGGCGGAGGCCCTCTACAACGAGGGGCTGGTGCTCTCCAATTCCGGGTCCTTCAAGGCGGCCGCGGAAAAGTTCTCGGAGGTCGAGCGGATCCATCCCTATTCGGAGTGGGCCCGCAAGTCGCTGATCATGTCGGCCTACACGAACTACGAAGCGCAGCGCTATACCGACGCCATCACCTCGGCGAAGCGGTACGTCACCCTCTATCCGGGCAGCGATGACGCGGCGTACGCCCAGTATCTGGTCGCCGAATCCTACTACAACCAGATCGTCGACGTCGGCCGCGACCAGGCGCGCTCGGAGAAGGCCGCCGTAGCCTATCGCGAGCTGATCGAGAAGTATCCCGAATCCGAATACGCGGTGGAGGCGCGCGGCAAGCTCGAGGTCGCGCGCGACCAACTGGCCGGCAAGGAGATGGACGTCGGCCGCTACTATCTGTCCAAGCGCCAGTACCTGGCCTCGATCAACCGTTTCAAGACGGTCGTATCCGACTACCAGACCACGCGGCACGTCGAAGAGGCGCTGCACCGGCTGACCGAATCCTACTACGCGCTCGGGCTGATCTCCGAGGCGCAGACGGCGGCGGCCATCCTCGGCCACAACTACCCGGACAGCCCCTGGTACAAGGATTCCTACGCCCTCCTGTCGAAGGGGGGCTACGAGCCGCAGGAGAACGAGGGGTCGTGGCTGAGCGAGGTGTTCCGCAAGGCCTCCGGTACGCTGTGAGCGGGCGATGCTCGTCGCCCTCTCGATCCGCGACATCGTCATCATCGACAAGCTCGACATCACGTTCGATTCGGGGTTGAGCGCGCTCACCGGCGAGACCGGTGCCGGAAAATCGATCCTTCTGGATTCCCTGTCCCTGGCGCTCGGCGGGCGCGGCGACGCCGCGCTGGTGCGTCGCGGCGCCGAACGGGGGCAGGTGACGGCGGTATTCGACGCGGGCCCCCGCCATCCCGCCCGCGCGCTCCTCGCCGAGTACGGCTTCGAGGCGGACGGCGACATCATATTGCGCCGCCAGCAGGCCGCCGACGGGCGCACCCGCGCCTTCATCAACGACCAGCCGGCGGGCGTTCAGCTTTTGAAATCGGTCGGCGCGAGCCTCGTCGAGATCCACGGCCAGCACGACGACCGAGCCCTGATCGACCCGTCGGTCCACCGGCAACTGCTCGACAGCTTCGGCGACCTGGACGCCGACGTGGCGGCCACGGCGAAGGCGCACGGCGCCTGGCGGGCGGCGGAGGCGGCGCTCAAGCAGGCCCGAGACGCGCTGGAGAAGGCCACGTCGGAGCGCGACTATCTCGCCCACGCGCTGGAAGAACTCGACATGCTGGCGCCGGAGGCTGGCGAGGAGGCGCATCTGGCCGAGCGCCGGCAGGTGATGATGCAGGCCGAGAAGCTCGCCGACGAACTGACCGAGGCAAGCGACGCGGTCGCCGGCCACGCGTCGCCGGTGCCGCTGATGTCGGCGGCGCTGCGGCGGCTCGAACGGCGCGCCGGCGACCTGCCGGACCTGCTCGATCCGGTGGTCGCGGCGCTGACGGCGGCGATCGAGTCGATCGAGGAGGCGCGGTCGTCGGTCGAGCGGGCGCAGCACGAGATCGCCTTCGATCCGCGCGAGCTGGAGACCACCGAGGAGCGGCTGTTCGCGCTCCGGGCGGCGGCCCGCAAGCACCAGTGCGGCGTCGACGACCTGCCCGGCCTGCGCGAGGGGATGCGCGCCGCGCTGTCCGACATGGAAACCGGCGAGGAGCGCCTCGGCGCACTCGAAGTGGCGGCGAGAGCGGCCGCGGACGCCTACGACATGGCGGCGGCGAAGCTGACGGAGAAGCGGCGCAAGGCGGCGAAGGCGCTCGACAGGGCGGTGGTGGCCGAGCTGGCGCCGCTGAAGCTGGAGCGGGCCGCCTTCGAAACCCGCATCGAGACCGACGGCGACGGCGGCGGCCCGGACGGGCGCGACCGCGTCGAATTCTGGGTGCAGACCAATCCGGGCACCCATCCGGGGCCGCTTCTGAAGGTGGCCTCCGGCGGCGAACTGTCCCGCTTCCTGCTCGCGCTGAAGGTCGCGCTCGCCGACAAGGGCAGCGCGCCGACGCTGGTGTTCGACGAAATCGATACCGCCGTCGGCGGGGCCGTGTCGGATGCGATCGGGGTGCGGCTGCAGCGGCTCGCCGACCGGGTGCAGGTGCTGACCGTCACCCACGCGCCGCAGGTCGCCGCCCGCGCGCACCGGCATTTGCTGATCCGCAAGGAATCGCCGAAACGGGGCGCCGACGTCGTCACCCGGGTCGACCCGCTCGATCCGTCGCACCGGCGCGAGGAGATCGCGCGGATGCTGGCCGGTGCGACGGTCACCGAGGAGGCACGGGCGGCCGCGGGCCGTCTTCTGGCGGGAACGGAGTGAGGATGGCAGGGCTGGAGAAGACGCCGGTTTCGGACCTGACGGCCGAGGACGCGGCCGCGGAACTCGAGCGCCTGGCCAAGGAAATCGGCGAGCACGACCGGCGCTACTATCAGGAAGACCAGCCGTCGATCTCGGATGCCGCCTATGACGCGCTGCGCCAGCGCAATGCCGCCATCGAGGCCGCGTTCCCCTCGCTCGTCCGCCCCGACAGTCCCTCGCTGCGGGTCGGCGCCGCGCCGTCGGAGAAATTCGCCAAGGTCCGGCACACGGTGCCGATGCTGTCGCTCGACAACGCCTTCGACGAGGAGGATGTGGCCGGGTTCGTCGATCGCATCCGCCGGTTCCTCAAGCTCGATGGCGACACGGCGATCGCCTTCACCGCGGAGCCGAAGATCGACGGCCTGTCGGCGTCGCTGCGCTACGAGAACGGCGTCTTCGTGCAGGCCGCTACGCGCGGCGACGGCGAGGAGGGCGAGGACGTCACCGCCAACGTCGCCACCATTCCCGACATCCCCAGGCGGCTGAAAGGCGACGGCTTCGGCGACGTCTTCGAGGTGCGCGGCGAGGTCTATATGAGTCATGCCGACTTCGAGGCGCTGAACGCGCGCCAGGAGGCGGACGGCAAGCCGGTGTTCGCCAATCCGCGCAACGCGGCGGCCGGGTCGCTGCGCCAGCTCGACCCGCGCGTCACCGCCTCGCGGCCGCTGAAGTTCTTCGCCTATGCCTGGGGCGAGGTCGGCGCGCTGCCGTCCGACAGCCAGTGGGGCGTCTACCAATCGTTCCGCGACTGGGGCCTGCCGACCAACCCGCTGATGCGCCAGGTGAACTCGGTCGCCGAGATCATGGCGTTCTATCACGAAATCGAGGAGACCCGGGCGCGGCTCGGCTACGATATCGACGGCGTGGTCTACAAGGTCGACCGGCTCGACTGGCAGCGCCGGCTCGGCTTCGTCTCGCGCAGCCCGCGCTGGGCGATCGCGCACAAGTTTCCCGCCGAGAAGGCGATGACGGTGCTCGAGGATATCGAGATCCAGGTCGGCCGCACCGGCGCGCTGACCCCCGTCGCCAAGCTGACGCCGGTCACGGTCGGCGGCGTGGTGGTGCGCAACGCCACCCTGCACAACGAGGACGAGATCGCCCGCAAGGACGTGCGCATCGGCGACACGGTGATCCTGCAGCGGGCCGGCGACGTGATTCCGCAGATCCTCGGCGTCGTCTTCGAGAAGCGGCCCAAGGATGCCGAGCCCTACGCGTTCCCGCACACCTGCCCGGTCTGCGGCAGCCACGCGGTGCGCGAGGTCAACCCGCGCACCGGCAAGGAGGACGTGATCCGGCGTTGCACCGGCTCGCTGGTCTGTCCAGCCCAGGCGGTCGAGAAGCTGATCCATTTCGTCTCGCGCAACGCATTCGACATCGAGGGGCTGGGGGCCAAGCAGGTCTCCGCGTTCTTCGAGGACGGGCTGATTACGAAGCCCGCCGACATCTTCACGCTGCAGGCGCGCGACGCGCAGTCGCTGAAGCGCTTGAAGGATCGCGAGGGCTGGGGCTCGACGTCGGTGCGCAACCTGTTCGCGGCGATCGACGCGCGCCGCGACATTGACCTGCACCGGTTCATCTATGCGCTCGGCATCCGCCATGTCGGCGAGACCACGGCCAAGCTGCTCGCCCGCCACTACGGAACCTTCGAGGCGTTCCGCACGGCGATGAAGGCGGCGGGCGAGGGGGCGGACAGCGAGGCCTACCAGTATCTCCTGTCGATCGAAGGGATCGGCGACACGGTGGCCGAGGCGCTGGTCGAATTCTTCGCCGAGCCGCGCAACGAAGAGCAGATCGACGCGCTGCTGGCCGAGGTGACGCCCAGGGAGGCGCAGGCGCCGCAGGCGACCGAGTCTCCCGTGGCCGGCAAGACCGTGGTGTTCACCGGCTCGCTGGAGCGGCTCACCCGCGACGAGGCCAAGGCGATGGCCGAGCGCTACGGGGCCAAGGTGGCAAGCTCGGTCTCGGCGAAGACCGATCTCGTCGTCGCCGGGCCGGGTGCCGGGTCCAAACTCAAGAAGGCCGCCGAGCTGGGCGTTGAGGTCATAGACGAGAACGCCTGGTTCGATCTGGTTGAAAGCGGATAGTTTCGGTTTTCCCTCAAGGCTTCATTCACTGGATCGGCAGGATCGGCTGTTCGCGCATCCGGACCCGTGCCACAGTGATGACTGTCTCGGTTCTGTCGCGTCCTGGGGGTGTCATGCGCAGGTTCGTTCCAATAGTCGCTCAAGTCTTCCTGTGCATCGCGATCCTTGCGGCCGCGCCGTCCGCGTTCGCGCAACAGGAGCCGGACGCCGTCGTCGGCGAGATCTACACCAGCTATGAAGATAACGGTCTTGGCGTTTCGCCCACCGACCCGGCCTTGCGCGACCGGTTCTCCGCGCGGCTGCAGGCGCTGCTTGCCGAGGAGGACGACCGCATCGACCGCGACGGCATCGGCAACCTCGATTTCGACGTCTTCGTCGACGCGCAGGATTTCGATATCACCGGCATCGAGATCGGCACGCCCGAGATATCCGGTGATAAGGCCGAGGTCGCGGTGGGCCTGCTGAATTTCGGCCAACCGCGCAAGTTCCGCTACCTGCTCGTTATGGAGGATGGCGCCTGGCGGATCGACGATATCGTCGCGGTCAGCGACGACATGCCCTGGACCCTGTCGGTGCTGCTGGCGGGGAACTGAGGTCCGGCGCCCGTTCCACGCCCCCCACCAGCCCCAGGAGGGGGCGCAATCTCGTTCAAGACGCACAGGCGCGGGGCTGCTAGTCTCCGGGCCATGGACGTGAAAGACCAGATGACGGCGCTGTCCGAGCGCGGTCTCGACGCGGGCGACAGCGCACGCTACTGGCGTGCGCCCCGCTACGGCGGCCTGGAATGCCTGGCCGCCCGGTTCTTTTCCCACCGCTACGCCCCGCACACGCACGACACCTATGTCGTCGGCGCGATCGTCGCGGGCTGCGAGACCTTCGTGCTGCGCGGCGAGCGCCGCTACGGCCGCCCCGGCGACCTGTGCTTCGTTCATCCCGGCGATGTGCACGACGGAGAGCCATACGGAGACGGCTATGCCTACCGGATGTCCTATCCGAGCGTCGACCTTCTCCGCGAGATCGCCTGCGAGCTGACTGGCCGCGAGACCTGCGCGACGCCGTTCTTCCCTGAGCCGGTCGTCAACGACCCCGACGGGACGGCGCGCTTCGTGGCCGCCCACAAGGGGCTGGGCGGCAGCGATCTGCTCTACAGCGACGAGCGCTTCGTCTCGGTAATGGCGATGATCCTGTCGCGCCACGCCCGCCTGGGCGATCCCGCCCCGGTGGGCACGGAGCGCGGGCCCGTGCGCCGGGCGCAGGACTATCTCGACGCCCATTATGCCGAGTCGATCGACCTGCCGACGCTGGCCGGCGTCGCCGGTGTCAGCCGCTTCCACCTGATCCGCGCGTTCCGCAAGGAAACCGGCCTGACGCCCTATGCCTGGCTCGCCGACCGGCGCATCAAGGCGGCGCGTGGTCTGCTCGCCGGCGGCCGGACGCCTGGCGCGGTCGCGCTCGACTGCGGTTTCGCGGACCAGAGCCATCTGACCCGGGCCTTCAAGGCGCGCGTCGGCGTCACGCCGGCCCGGTTCCGCGCCGCCGCCCTGGATATCGCGGGCCAGGATGCGGCCTGAGACCGGGCCAGAGACCCGTCCTGAGACCGGGCCTGAGACCGGGCCTGAGACCTTGGCGGAAATGCGCGACGGCGCGATCGACGTCCTGCCGGCCGCCGTTGCCGTCGTTCCCTTCGCGCTCCTGCTCGGCGCGCTGGCGGCGCAGAAGGGCATCAGCGTGCCTGAGATGGTGCTGATGAGCGCGACGGTGTTCGCCGGCAGCGCCCAGTTCGTCGCCGTCGACATCTGGCGCGAGCCGGTGCCGTGGCTGCTGCTCACCGTTACCGCGCTGATGATCAATCTGCGGCATCTGCTGATGGGGGCCTCGCTCGCCGGCAAGATCGGGCACTTCGGCACCGGCACGAGCCTGATCGCGCTGTTCACAATGGTCGACGAGACCTGGGCGCTGGCAGAGCGCCGGGCCGCCCGCACGAAACTGTCCGCGACCTATTTCCTGACCATGGGCCTGATCCTCTACGTCAACTGGATCGGCTGGACCGGGCTCGGCGCGGCGCTCGGCGGCCTTATCGGCGATCCGTCGCGATACGGCGCCGATTTCGCGTTTCCGGCAATCTTCCTGACCCTGCTGGTCGGCCTCTGGCAGGGGCCGCGCACCGGCGTCGCCATCGCCGCCAGCGCGATTGTCGCCGCGCTCGTGTACCTGAGCTTCGAAGGCCCCTGGTTCATCGCCGCTGGCGGTATTGCCGGGGCGCTCGCCGGCGCGGTCATCGGGCCCGCCGACGAAGCGGTGACGGAGACGGTCGAATGACGCTGGACGCGCTTCAGATCGATCCGCTGGCGCTTGCCGCGATCGCGGGCATGGCGCTCGTCACCTACGCGAGCCGGATCGGCGGCTGGCTGGTGATCCGCCGGCTGGTCGTGTCCGGCCGGGCACGGGCGGCGCTCGAAGCGGTGCCCGGCGCGGTGCTGGCCGCGGTGATCACGCCCGCCGTGCTGGCCACCGGGCCGGCGGAGACGGCCGCCGCGGCGATCACGGTGGTCGCTGCGCTGCGGCTGCCGCAGCTCGCGGCGATCGTCATCGGCGTCGTCTCCGTGGTGATCCTCCGGGCCGTGCTGTACTGACTCTGCCGCTGGATGCCCTTGGGCGAGCGTCCGTTCGCACCCTCCCGACACCGTGTCTTGCTTCCGGAGCCGAAGGGCTTTCGAGACATTGCCATTTCGCAATGCACGCCCGGCCTGGCGCGCGATAGTGGTGATGAGGCGACCAAGCACTTTTGTCGCAATTGTATATATTCAATATTTGGAATATGTTTATTCGAGAGCATAATCGTGGGGCAGTCGGCCGGGGCGTCCGGTGACGCTGGGAGGGCGGCCGCCAAAGGCAGGAAACAGGCAGATGGCAAACGTAGTCGTTCTCGGTGCCGGCCTCAGCGGCGTGCTGATGGCCTACGAGCTGGTTCCCCAGATGCGGCAGGAAGACAAGGTCATCCTGATCGGGCAGGGGCCGACCTATCACTTCGTACCCTCCAACCCCTGGGTGGCGGTGGGGTGGCGCAAGCAGTCGGACATCGAGATCAACCTGCCCGACATCATGCAGCGCAAGAAGATCGAGTATGTCGGGGCGGGCGCGAAACGGGTGCATCCGAAGGAAAACCGGATCGAGCTCGAGGACGGCAACTCGGTCGCCTACGACTATCTCGTCATCGCCACCGGCCCGGACCTGGCTTTCGACGAGATCGAGGGGCTGGGACCGGAGGGCAACACCCAGTCGATCTGCCACGTCGATCACGCCTCCAGGGCCTATGACGCGTTCCAGGCCTTCGTGGAGACCCCGGCACCGATTGTCGTCGGCGCGGTGCAGGGCGCGTCCTGCTTCGGCCCGGCCTACGAGTTCGCCTTCATCCTCGACACCGAGCTGCGCCGCCGCAAGATCCGCGACAAGGTGCCGATGACCTTCGTCACCTCCGAGCCCTATATCGGCCATCTCGGCCTTGACGGCGTCGGCGATACAAAGGGCCTGCTCGAAAGCGAGATGCGCGAGCACCACATCAAGTGGATCACCAACGCCAAGGTGAAGACGGTCGAGGACGGCAAGATGATCGTCGAGGAGGTCAACGAGGACGGCTCGCCGAAGACCACGCACGAGCTGCCGTTCGGCTACGCGATGATGCTGCCGGCCTTCCGCGGCGTGCCGGCGGTGAAGGACATCGAGGGCCTCACCAATCCGCGCGGCTTCATCCTTGTCGACGAGCACCAGCGCAATCCGGCCTATCCCAACATCTTCAGCGTCGGCGTCTGCGTGGCGATCCCGCCGACGGGGCCGACGCCGGTGCCCTGCGGCGTGCCGAAGACCGGCTTCATGATCGAATCCATGGTGACGGCGACGGCGCACAACATCGGCGCGCTGCTGAAGGGCCAGGCGCCGGAGACGCAGGCGACGTGGAACGCGGTGTGCCTGGCCGACTTCGGCGATTCCGGCGTCGCCTTCGTCGCCCAGCCGCAGATCCCGCCGCGCAACGTCAACTGGGCGTCGAAGGGCAAGTGGGTCCACTTCGCCAAGATCGCGTTCGAGAAGTTCTTCCTGCACAAGATCCGGCGCGGCACCGCCGAGCCGTTCTACGAGAAGTTCATGCTCGAGCGCCTGAACATCACCAAGCTCAAGGAGGTCAAGTGAGCGCCAGCCTTCATGTGGTCTGCCCCGGCTGCGGGGC
This is a stretch of genomic DNA from Microbaculum marinisediminis. It encodes these proteins:
- a CDS encoding YbjP/YqhG family protein translates to MRRFVPIVAQVFLCIAILAAAPSAFAQQEPDAVVGEIYTSYEDNGLGVSPTDPALRDRFSARLQALLAEEDDRIDRDGIGNLDFDVFVDAQDFDITGIEIGTPEISGDKAEVAVGLLNFGQPRKFRYLLVMEDGAWRIDDIVAVSDDMPWTLSVLLAGN
- the lpxC gene encoding UDP-3-O-acyl-N-acetylglucosamine deacetylase; this encodes MKAQSQTTIKERVSLSGVGVHSGAASTVTFHPAGPDTGIIFLKNSSEGTADIEVPASHRNVVATSLSTVLGSESAGSIGTVEHLLASLSGLGIDNVIVEIDGDEVPIMDGSAEAFCEAIQQAGLRKQSAQRRYIKVLKPVTVRMGDAIAEFLPSDRRRVEVEIDFADTVIGRQAYVYDADSGDFARDLARARTFGFMSSVEQLWANGYALGASLENTVVIGDDQVVNPEGLRFADEFVRHKVLDAIGDLTLAGAPILGHYRSYRGGHKLNAAMVEALLSDDSAWEWSTATVRRDAGQAQVGAMVPAAAFGPDVS
- the ligA gene encoding NAD-dependent DNA ligase LigA, whose protein sequence is MAGLEKTPVSDLTAEDAAAELERLAKEIGEHDRRYYQEDQPSISDAAYDALRQRNAAIEAAFPSLVRPDSPSLRVGAAPSEKFAKVRHTVPMLSLDNAFDEEDVAGFVDRIRRFLKLDGDTAIAFTAEPKIDGLSASLRYENGVFVQAATRGDGEEGEDVTANVATIPDIPRRLKGDGFGDVFEVRGEVYMSHADFEALNARQEADGKPVFANPRNAAAGSLRQLDPRVTASRPLKFFAYAWGEVGALPSDSQWGVYQSFRDWGLPTNPLMRQVNSVAEIMAFYHEIEETRARLGYDIDGVVYKVDRLDWQRRLGFVSRSPRWAIAHKFPAEKAMTVLEDIEIQVGRTGALTPVAKLTPVTVGGVVVRNATLHNEDEIARKDVRIGDTVILQRAGDVIPQILGVVFEKRPKDAEPYAFPHTCPVCGSHAVREVNPRTGKEDVIRRCTGSLVCPAQAVEKLIHFVSRNAFDIEGLGAKQVSAFFEDGLITKPADIFTLQARDAQSLKRLKDREGWGSTSVRNLFAAIDARRDIDLHRFIYALGIRHVGETTAKLLARHYGTFEAFRTAMKAAGEGADSEAYQYLLSIEGIGDTVAEALVEFFAEPRNEEQIDALLAEVTPREAQAPQATESPVAGKTVVFTGSLERLTRDEAKAMAERYGAKVASSVSAKTDLVVAGPGAGSKLKKAAELGVEVIDENAWFDLVESG
- the recN gene encoding DNA repair protein RecN, encoding MLVALSIRDIVIIDKLDITFDSGLSALTGETGAGKSILLDSLSLALGGRGDAALVRRGAERGQVTAVFDAGPRHPARALLAEYGFEADGDIILRRQQAADGRTRAFINDQPAGVQLLKSVGASLVEIHGQHDDRALIDPSVHRQLLDSFGDLDADVAATAKAHGAWRAAEAALKQARDALEKATSERDYLAHALEELDMLAPEAGEEAHLAERRQVMMQAEKLADELTEASDAVAGHASPVPLMSAALRRLERRAGDLPDLLDPVVAALTAAIESIEEARSSVERAQHEIAFDPRELETTEERLFALRAAARKHQCGVDDLPGLREGMRAALSDMETGEERLGALEVAARAAADAYDMAAAKLTEKRRKAAKALDRAVVAELAPLKLERAAFETRIETDGDGGGPDGRDRVEFWVQTNPGTHPGPLLKVASGGELSRFLLALKVALADKGSAPTLVFDEIDTAVGGAVSDAIGVRLQRLADRVQVLTVTHAPQVAARAHRHLLIRKESPKRGADVVTRVDPLDPSHRREEIARMLAGATVTEEARAAAGRLLAGTE
- a CDS encoding AraC family transcriptional regulator; this encodes MTALSERGLDAGDSARYWRAPRYGGLECLAARFFSHRYAPHTHDTYVVGAIVAGCETFVLRGERRYGRPGDLCFVHPGDVHDGEPYGDGYAYRMSYPSVDLLREIACELTGRETCATPFFPEPVVNDPDGTARFVAAHKGLGGSDLLYSDERFVSVMAMILSRHARLGDPAPVGTERGPVRRAQDYLDAHYAESIDLPTLAGVAGVSRFHLIRAFRKETGLTPYAWLADRRIKAARGLLAGGRTPGAVALDCGFADQSHLTRAFKARVGVTPARFRAAALDIAGQDAA
- a CDS encoding AzlD family protein, with the protein product MTLDALQIDPLALAAIAGMALVTYASRIGGWLVIRRLVVSGRARAALEAVPGAVLAAVITPAVLATGPAETAAAAITVVAALRLPQLAAIVIGVVSVVILRAVLY
- a CDS encoding outer membrane protein assembly factor BamD; translation: MTFRATRATGTTTTGSRALRFAALLCLGLSLTACQSLFGKDDDEFAVIEEEPAEALYNEGLVLSNSGSFKAAAEKFSEVERIHPYSEWARKSLIMSAYTNYEAQRYTDAITSAKRYVTLYPGSDDAAYAQYLVAESYYNQIVDVGRDQARSEKAAVAYRELIEKYPESEYAVEARGKLEVARDQLAGKEMDVGRYYLSKRQYLASINRFKTVVSDYQTTRHVEEALHRLTESYYALGLISEAQTAAAILGHNYPDSPWYKDSYALLSKGGYEPQENEGSWLSEVFRKASGTL
- a CDS encoding NAD(P)/FAD-dependent oxidoreductase; this encodes MANVVVLGAGLSGVLMAYELVPQMRQEDKVILIGQGPTYHFVPSNPWVAVGWRKQSDIEINLPDIMQRKKIEYVGAGAKRVHPKENRIELEDGNSVAYDYLVIATGPDLAFDEIEGLGPEGNTQSICHVDHASRAYDAFQAFVETPAPIVVGAVQGASCFGPAYEFAFILDTELRRRKIRDKVPMTFVTSEPYIGHLGLDGVGDTKGLLESEMREHHIKWITNAKVKTVEDGKMIVEEVNEDGSPKTTHELPFGYAMMLPAFRGVPAVKDIEGLTNPRGFILVDEHQRNPAYPNIFSVGVCVAIPPTGPTPVPCGVPKTGFMIESMVTATAHNIGALLKGQAPETQATWNAVCLADFGDSGVAFVAQPQIPPRNVNWASKGKWVHFAKIAFEKFFLHKIRRGTAEPFYEKFMLERLNITKLKEVK
- a CDS encoding AzlC family ABC transporter permease; the protein is MRDGAIDVLPAAVAVVPFALLLGALAAQKGISVPEMVLMSATVFAGSAQFVAVDIWREPVPWLLLTVTALMINLRHLLMGASLAGKIGHFGTGTSLIALFTMVDETWALAERRAARTKLSATYFLTMGLILYVNWIGWTGLGAALGGLIGDPSRYGADFAFPAIFLTLLVGLWQGPRTGVAIAASAIVAALVYLSFEGPWFIAAGGIAGALAGAVIGPADEAVTETVE